A region of the Candidatus Binatia bacterium genome:
CGCTGGCCGGGTGCTCCGGATTGCCCTCGATCTTGGTCGGGCGGCCCATGTGGCTCTCGACGAGAACCGGAAATGCGGAGCGGCCGAGCGGATACGCCGATGCGAAGTACAGAGGCTGGCCTGGAACGATCTCTTCGGGCTGCTTGACGTAAGGAAGGATCTTCTCGATCGGCTGGCGAGTGCAGGCTCCGAGTCCGGACAGCGCGAGCGAAGCGCCCATCAGCTTGAGGAACTGGCGCCGGTCGAGGCTCGTCGTCAGCGAATCGACGGCGGCAGGGAATTCCGAGCTCACGAAGCTGCGGAATTCTTCGGTGTCGGCCAGCTCGTCCAGGCTTCGCCAGAACGTGCGTCCGTTCCGGCTCGCGAGCTTCTCGCGAAGCTCGGACAGATCGTATTCGGGTGATGTCGGGTCGAAACCCATCTTGTTCCCTCTCAGGCCACTCGGCCGCGAGCTCGCGTCGCCGGACCTTTCCTCAAGCGCCTCAAGTGCTAGCGATGGCAGGTCGAGCAGTCGGTACGCGGCTCGACGTGGTATTGCTTGACCAGCTTCTCGCCCAGCTCGCGCTGCGAGGGACGGTCGGGCTCGTCTTCAGGCTTCCACGTCAGGTCGAACACCTTCTCTTTTGGCCGGATCGCGTTCGCCGGATCGCGGTGACAGTCGAGGCACCAGCCCATCGTCAGCGGCGCGACCGAGTACGTCAGGTTCATCTTCGTCATGTCGCCGTGACAGCTCGCGCAGCCGACACCCTTGGAGATGTGCGCCGCGTGATTGAAGTAGACGAAGTCGGGCAGGTCGTGGACGCGTGTCCACTGGAGGGATTCGCCGGTGCGATAACTGGCGCGCACGGGCTCGAGGAACGGAGCATCCTTCCACATCTGCGAATGGCAGTTCATGCAGATCTGGGTCGGCGGCACACCTGCAAACGTCGAGTCCTCGACCGAGGTGTGGCAATAGCGGCAATCGATGCCGAGCTCGCCGTTGTGATGCTTGTGACTGAACTGGATCGGCTGTTCCCGCGCCTCCTGCTGGCGCGTGACGAACGACAGGGTGTTGAAGCGGTAGAGCCCGAGAAGGGCCAGACCGCCTAAAACCCCGACGCCGCCGAGGATCAGCCGTGCATAGGTATTGCTGCTCGGTTTGAAAGCCTGGGCCATGGAATCCGCAAAATCACCGACCGCTGGGGGCAACGCAAAACGCTGCCTTAATCCGCCTGCGAAAGTCTTGAAGAAAACCTAATCTTGGAGAGCAGGTGCCACCCGCGTGGCGCCTCCTCATCTGACCGAGGCTCGTTCTCGGCAAGTAACGCGCCTCCATAGAGAGTTCCGCCTCACGGGTCGAGCGGTGGATGCACAATTTCCCGAACCGCAAAGCGGGGGGCGCGGGGCGCATGCAGGGGAGCGAGGTGGGATGTCGTGGGCCTGTCCCGCCTCCCGGCGTAGGGATGCCGCGGAGAAACATCGCGTAACTATCTGATTTTACGGCTTTTTCTTCTTCATCGGCAAACCGGGGACCTTGGCCAATGCCGCCGACGCCGGAGCTGCGGGGGCCTTGGCCGGCGCAAGACCGATGACCACGCCTGGATCCCCGTCCGCGTCGCGTGCGCCGACGGATACGCGCCCTTCGGCGACTTTCCTGGCGAGCAGAAGCTCACGAACCTTTTCGCCGCGCGACTTTGCGAGCGCATCGAGGCTCTCGGCAGGCACGTCCTGCCCAGCGACATAACGATCGTACAGCGCCTGGTCGTCGCTGCTGAGGGCGGCCGGGCTCCCGGCTCTCGCACCCGCCGCGCGGTCGCGGGCGAGGAAGGCCTGGCCGAGGCGGCGCTTTGCGAGAAAGCTCACTCCTTTCATGTCGGGCAGGCCCTTTCCGGAGCGCACCCTCTGGCCGAGCATCTGCTCGGCCAGAAGCGGTCTGTCGGCGGCTCCCGTGCGACCGCGCAGCGTCAGTGACATCGCCGGCCGCTCCGCGAGCAGTTTCGCCAGCGAATCCGCCCTTGCGGCGGCGTCCGCGCCCGGCTCGGCCTCGCCCGGCACGCTCGCGATCGGCGCAACGCCGAAGCCGCCGCCTGCGCCGCCGCTACTGCCGCCCCCGAACGCTGCTCCGAGCAGCTTCAGCGGCGCCGTCACCGCTCCGACCAGCGCATCCTTCAGGGCGCTCGCAATGATCGCGCCCGTCGAGACCTGGGCGCCCTTGGCGTCGATCGTCACCGGGATCGTCAGATGGATGTCGCCGGCGGGATTTCGAAGCAGCGCGAGCGCAAGGTCGATCGGCATGCCGAACTGGCGATCGAACGACGACGGATCGTGAAGCGACAAGCCGAGGTTGCGCAGCACGAGATCGGTATCGATCTTCGTCGCCGCACCTTTCAGCGAGACGCGCGATTTTGCCGAAGCCTGGCCCGCGTCCAGCGAGGCGCCGGCCGCCGCGGACGCGTAAGGACTGAGCGCCGGAAGATCCAGGCCTTTCAGCGACAGCGTGAAATCCCCGTTGTTTCCCGCGCGGAGCTGGCCGTCGACGGCAAGCTCGCTGCTCTGCGCAAGCACGGCGCGCACCTTGATGTCCTGCGCGGACGGATCCGGGAAGTGCACGGAGTGCGCCGAGACCGCGAGCTGTCTCATGTTCGAAGTGACCGCAGGATTGACGGTCGTATCGACGAGCGTCAGGTCTCCGGATTCGAGCTCGAGGGATGCAACCTGGACGTCGACGGGCGCCGGCGCCACCGATGCCGCAGGCGTGGCCTGCAGCGTCACGGTCTCTGCGGCCTGCGGCGGATTTGCCCGCGCGCCCGATGCTTTCGATGCTGCGTTCGATGCTTTCGCAGGCGCGCTCCCCGCCTTTCCGGTAACGGGCGCGGAAGTCGCTTTGTCCTTCGTCACATTCTGCGTCCCATTCTGCGCCGCATCCGGCGGCGACGGGCTCGCCGGCTTGATCCCGAGCAGCGCGTTGAGCGACGGCGACGGCAGCGTGTACAGGATCTTCGGCTCGACCAGGCGCACGTCGTCGAAATGCGCGATCGTCGTGCGCGCGGCTTTTCCGGGCTCCGGCAGCGGCACCAGCAGCTCGCCGATCGCAACGTCGAGCTCCTTCCATCCGAGCGCGACCTCGTCGCCACCCGGATCGGAAATCGCGAGCGTGTCGACGTCGACCTTGCCGGAAAGATGAATTGCGGGAGGACCGTGAGCGCCGGCGATGTCGGCGTCGATCGTGAGATCGGCCCCCGCGCTTGCCGTGTGCAGCCACGCAGCGATATCCGGCAGCGAGGCGAGCAGAAGCGGCGGGAACGGAAGCTTCTCCCACTTCAGCTTGCCGTCGTACGAAGGAGGCAGCACGCCGACGTTGCCGTTCAGCGCGAGGCGCCCGTCGCCGATTTCCAGCTCGAGATCGATCGGGAACGACTTGCCCTGGTCCGCGCTGACATCCGACGCGCGCAGCGTCATCGCGACGTCCAGCGGCCCCTTGTCGCTGATCCACGTAAAGGTTGCGCGCGCAATGTCGATCTTCTCGATGTGATAGCCGGCAGCGGATGCAGGCGGCGCCGGTGCGTGCTCTCCGCTCGCAGTCCTGGCCTCGTGCGTGGTCTCTGCTGCCGAAGCCGGCGTCGCCGGTTTCGCGTCGCCGGCCGGCTGCGGTGCAGCCGGAGCATTGGCATCCGGAGCGGCTGCAGCATCGGCAACAGTACCGGCAGGCGCAGCGTTCGAAGCTGCCGGCGGCGCGTTGGCCGGTGCAGAGGCACGCGCGAGCACGAGGTCGCGCCTGACGCGCAGCTTCGGTCCCTCGATATCGACGCCGCCGAGCTTGAAATCGGCTCCGGCCAGTCGCACGTGGTCGAGCGCGAGCTTCTCGAGCGAGAAATCGAGCAGCTCCTGGCTCGTCGCCGGATCGTTGATCTGCACGTCCGGTGTGCGCAGCGCGAACTGATCGACGACGATCGTCCACGGCTGGGACGGCGCGGCCGGTGCAGTCTCGGGCGGCGGCGGCGGAGCAAGCGGCCTGGCATGGAGCAGCGGATTGATGGTGCCGTCGCTCTCGCGGACCACTCGCACGGTCGGTGCATCGAGCGACAGCGCGAGCAGGTGCACCGTGTGCTGGCGCAGCTCGTCCCACGAAAGATGCAGCTCGAGACGCCCGAGGTGCAGCAGGGCCTTGCCGGCATCGACCGGCGGCGCGTGAAGCAAGGCGTCGCCGACGGATACGTCGTCGGCGGCGGCCCCGATCGTCACTCCCTCCAGAAGCACGTCGCCGTGGCGAAGATCGAAGGTCGCCTCGTCGACGTGCACCGGGAGGCCGAGCCAGTAGCGCGAGGCGGCGGCCGCGCCGCGTTCGGTGATCGACGGCAGCGCGGCGCGAAGCGCCACGACGAGCAGGACGAGGCTGGCAAGCAGGATCCACGGCCAGCGCCGCCGCCGCTTCACGGGCACGGCAGTGCCCTGCGCGGCTTCTTTGTCGTTGCCGCCGTCTGTATCGCCCATGATTGCCGCCGCCTCCGTTGTAGCGCGGAACCGTCGCGCCAGGTACACGTGCACACTTGCCAACGGGCCGGGTTTTCGAAAGGGGCAGCGCTGCGAGGACCGGCAGACCAACCACTGTGCACCTGAACGCCGCAGGGCGTTCCGGCGAGCGCATCAGAAAGGAACATATCCATGGCCATCTATCCCGAGCCCGAACAGTTCCAGGCGCTTATGGCCGGTGACGACGGCAAGCCCGT
Encoded here:
- a CDS encoding DUF748 domain-containing protein, whose translation is MGDTDGGNDKEAAQGTAVPVKRRRRWPWILLASLVLLVVALRAALPSITERGAAAASRYWLGLPVHVDEATFDLRHGDVLLEGVTIGAAADDVSVGDALLHAPPVDAGKALLHLGRLELHLSWDELRQHTVHLLALSLDAPTVRVVRESDGTINPLLHARPLAPPPPPETAPAAPSQPWTIVVDQFALRTPDVQINDPATSQELLDFSLEKLALDHVRLAGADFKLGGVDIEGPKLRVRRDLVLARASAPANAPPAASNAAPAGTVADAAAAPDANAPAAPQPAGDAKPATPASAAETTHEARTASGEHAPAPPASAAGYHIEKIDIARATFTWISDKGPLDVAMTLRASDVSADQGKSFPIDLELEIGDGRLALNGNVGVLPPSYDGKLKWEKLPFPPLLLASLPDIAAWLHTASAGADLTIDADIAGAHGPPAIHLSGKVDVDTLAISDPGGDEVALGWKELDVAIGELLVPLPEPGKAARTTIAHFDDVRLVEPKILYTLPSPSLNALLGIKPASPSPPDAAQNGTQNVTKDKATSAPVTGKAGSAPAKASNAASKASGARANPPQAAETVTLQATPAASVAPAPVDVQVASLELESGDLTLVDTTVNPAVTSNMRQLAVSAHSVHFPDPSAQDIKVRAVLAQSSELAVDGQLRAGNNGDFTLSLKGLDLPALSPYASAAAGASLDAGQASAKSRVSLKGAATKIDTDLVLRNLGLSLHDPSSFDRQFGMPIDLALALLRNPAGDIHLTIPVTIDAKGAQVSTGAIIASALKDALVGAVTAPLKLLGAAFGGGSSGGAGGGFGVAPIASVPGEAEPGADAAARADSLAKLLAERPAMSLTLRGRTGAADRPLLAEQMLGQRVRSGKGLPDMKGVSFLAKRRLGQAFLARDRAAGARAGSPAALSSDDQALYDRYVAGQDVPAESLDALAKSRGEKVRELLLARKVAEGRVSVGARDADGDPGVVIGLAPAKAPAAPASAALAKVPGLPMKKKKP
- a CDS encoding cytochrome c3 family protein, with protein sequence MAQAFKPSSNTYARLILGGVGVLGGLALLGLYRFNTLSFVTRQQEAREQPIQFSHKHHNGELGIDCRYCHTSVEDSTFAGVPPTQICMNCHSQMWKDAPFLEPVRASYRTGESLQWTRVHDLPDFVYFNHAAHISKGVGCASCHGDMTKMNLTYSVAPLTMGWCLDCHRDPANAIRPKEKVFDLTWKPEDEPDRPSQRELGEKLVKQYHVEPRTDCSTCHR